The genomic region gaaaaacacaTTAATACCACTATATCATGTGGGGAGAAACAAGGAGAAACACCATTATATACAGTCAACAAGGTTATTAGATCTTTTAAAATAAACCTAAGCCTTAGTCTAGAAATACATTGACTATATGATCAATATGAGTTATATATCATCTTCTAGAAACCCGATGGGGAAATATATATTAGATGGTAAACATATAACTTTGTATTGACATTGTCTTATCAAAAACATTATATGATAAACTACAAATAGCGAACTCACACAAGAAAAGAGTGAATTTTATGTCACGGTATCACCCTCCAAATACCCATGTGGGGAGATTTGGACGCGATGACATAACCTTGTATGAGAAACCACAAGGAAAAACTCATACAAAAAAGAGTAATAGGATCTTGACAACAAGTTATTAATCAGAGAGCTTCTTCCCTGATACATGTAAATCTTGAAGTCAATTCATACAAATGCAGTCGATCCCCATCCCCTATCCGTGCAGCAAGGTTTGCAAAGAATCTCAAGTTGTCAGTCTGGGAATCACTAAAGTCAATGGTGAAGGTCAACTCATAGCAGTCAATCTCGGGCAGGCTGCTCCAAATTAGATAAACGTGCAAAGATGATACAGTCATTAAATCACCTCGCACGTAATATATGGAGAGTGTACAAGTATAGTACATAATTTAACACAATAATTTGAATGAACGATCAGACCAAAACTTGTTGCCTCCACGTCCACGATAAAAAAAAACAAGCAAGCTGACAGTCCAGACAGATTCACTGTCTGTATTTTCACCGCCTCTTCCTCAGGATCTGCAACAGTATCTCGTTGAAGGTGTCGACCGGGCCGGGCAGACAGAAGTGGAGGCAGTCGGAGTACATCCCCTCCGGCGGCGCACCGTTGGCGAACGGGTGGTCGTGCATGTACAGGCCAGGGTGACCGTCCGGCCGCATGGACGCCAGCTTCGACACGTCGAGCACCTCGACCCTCGTCGCGCTGGCGCTGCTGCCGTTACCGCTCGTCGCCCTCGCCCTCGCGGCGTTCGCCTCGTCGTAGACGACGTCCCGCACCTCCCTGTACATCCACTCCATGTCGCTCTCCCCGTCCTTGTACGGCTCCGTCTTGGCGCACGCCGTGGGGTCGTTGGTCGGTTTGCCCTCGAAGTGGGACGGCGAGAACGTGGCCAGCACCACGGTCCGcgggcggccgccggcggcgcTCAGCCGGTCCACCGCCGCCCGGTACGccacgcgcagcggccacgcgtAGCCGACGCCGGTGACGTTGAGCTCCGGGTACCCGTGGGCGCCCACCATCCGGCTGCCGTTGTAGTAGATGGCCCCGTTGAGCAGCCAGTGCGCGGCGGCGAGCACCGCCACGTCGATCGTGTCGGCGTCGGCCGCCCACCGGTCGCCGAGCGCGTCGAGGTGCACGTGGTTGTCCCTGACGCTCTCGTCCTCCGACTTGCCCGTGGCCCTGAGCAGGAACGGCGTCCAGTAGAAGGACACCTTGACGTCGTACGCCGGGAACGCGTACCGCCAGAAGTTGTGCTTGCGCGGGCCCGGGCCGGAGTCCCGGTACAGCAGGCGGTACGGGAACGCGGCGCTGAGGAGGCAGATGAGGGACTGCGCCTGGTTCCGCGCCATGGAGTCGCCGACGAAGGCCACGTGCTTGCCGCGCACGGCCGAGAGGAACGCCGCCGCGTCGAACGCCGGCAGCGGGCACCCGTCGGCAGGCTGCCACCGCCAGTCGAGGTACCCCGTGTCGGGACGCCCGTTGCGGATGCAGTCGTGGCTCTCCTTCACGTTGCACTCGGTCGCGTTGTACCGCCGCGCGTGGCCCGGCGCCCACACCCACTTCCCTACCGCGTAGTTGCAGCtgctcctctcttcctcttccacTTCCACCGGAGGACCAGGACCTGGACTGCAAAAAAGTGACAGACACATCGCGCAACGTACAGAACTAGTAATTTAGACACCACACCACACGAGCATGAACATGGACATGAAGATCTAGGATCTCACTTACACTGTTGAAACGAAGGAGTACGTGTTGTTGATGTACTGGAGCAGAGGAGAGAGCGCCGCTCGTTGACTGCCGGCGGGGGAGCAGCAGAGGAGGTGGAGCAGAGCCAAGGAGAGGAAACCACAGGCGAGCCAAGCGCAGGTAGTTTTGGACAGGAAACAGCCAGGTTTTTTGCTCGACGCCTTGTGGCTGTGGCTGTGTGGATCCGGTGGCTGCAGGTACGCTCCTCCCATCTCTTCTCTCACAAGTAACTGGCACAAGCAGGATGGTGGCTACTTTTGCTAACAGCTTTCATTGCGTCGTTCCATGTACATATATAACCTTGGAAGGTATTGTTTAATGTTTAGTAAACGACCTAAGCATATTAAGTAATCGCTATGATAAGTTAATGGTCTGTCGGTGTGACGGTATGAAGTTGTATGACCTTCTTCAAATTAAATAAGCTTTTCCAAAGATCTGAAATTAAATATGTAGCAGTATACTACGAAAGCATCGAGACGTttattagggtctgtttggttgggctgtggctgtgaaaaaagttgctgtgggttgtgagctgtggaaaaagctgctgtaggctgtaagctgttaaaaagctaaaaattatTTAGTGAAaatcactaaaagtcgttaaaaattcttcgatatatgttttcacagttccatccgaaagccactaaaagcaggtccaggggtgctttcagatttgcactgcgagaaagtcagcttttagaaaaagctgcttcctggatccagccctttggttggcttttggcttttaggggggcaaaagccaaagccaaaagtcaaaccaaacacacccttagttgGATTTGATGAGTAACGACAATACAAGATTATGGAAACTAGCATGTATTTTAGCCGGTGAAGGGTTAGCTAAGAAGGACCACCTCTTAAGGGTGTGTTTGTTtagcttttggctttggcttctgcaacctaaaagccaaaagccaaaccaaaatgTTGGATTCAGTAAGCATTTTTTTTAAAAGCTGACTTTTTCATAGTGTAAAACTGAAAGCACCActagacctgcttttagtggctttcggatggaactgtgaaaacatatatcgaagaacttttaatagcttttagtggtttccaccaaacggtttttagctttttaacagctcacagcacacaacagcttttttcacagctATAGCCCAATCAAACAGACCTTAAGACAAGGGCCACGATGGGTGCACTAGGGTTCTCAATCTTGGACCGAGTCTGGTGGTCGATTTTAGTGGACTTAAGCTTGCTGAAAAGCTCATCTGCGGTGAGGGTCTTATAGTTGGCTGACTCTATGATCACGAAGACCTTGACCTACCAAACCCTCTGATCTAGACCAAATAGTAACTTGAGTGCTCTCTCATGATCGGCATAGGGTAACTATGCCTTGTTTACACGCATCTAGTTCACAATTGACCGGAGCACGAAAACATAGAATTGATGGTCTCTCCAGCCAAATGAATGAAGTTATCATACTCTCGTCAGTAAGTTTCAAAAAGTCTAGTTTTGACATGATTGTACCCTCATGGTATTTCTCTAAAGCAGTCTAGATCTCATGACTCGTACCATGATGTCCCATGTAGGaagcgggtgacgcctaagagaggggattgaattaggacttctaaaactttcgctaaactaggccacaaataaatccttatagcaaaaacctatgcaaataatcaaactagaatgtgcaaactaggttttgtctaagtgttgctatctctaccgcaatggctaagtttcaatctacactatataagcatgaatacaagattgaaacttaaatgcttaatataaatgcgaaaacttaaagagcaaagtagagaagcaaactctcgtggatgacgccggtatttttaccgaggtatccggaaccgcgcaaggtcccgactaatcctcgttggtgcccctacgcaaagggaagcccacgcgagggccaagcacctcggtcgagtaactccgtagaaagtcgcgggccttctccacgcgcaagtggtgctccgcttccggctcctctcggacgctccccgccgtctccactatcgatcttccggccgaaacgccgcgggcctcgtgccctccggtacacggtggcggccgtgacacaaacacggttgtcacggtctcgcaagactctcgccccactcggtacaattacaatggctcacgtaagagccgaggggttgtgaggtttatctaaactcactcaacaatctagggttcacctagagcaagcgctaaagcggtctaactaacctaagcacttcgcaaagcacctacgctaatcaccaagtgattctattaagcacttgggtgtaagagcacttaggaatgtctactatatgccttggtatgtctcttgggctcccacacttggaaatggccggttggggtgtatttatagccccccaacaaaaatagagccgttggagaaaagctgctgcttctctgtggcacaccggatagtccggtggtgcaccggacagcgcactgtagcatatccggtgcgcctagccgttgccctgtcagagcaggtgaccgttggcgccgcaggctttccacaccggacagtccggtggtcttctctccgggtgccacctggaattAGCTGTTGGACtgtggttccctggtgcaccggacagtccggcgtgtgggcaccagacagtccggtgtgccaccggacagtccgatgctccatgcacagacagtccgcaggcagcacacttggacttttcttgaatctttttaatgtcttcttttgaggtgtgttgctttcctcaattacgtagtccaagttaatcttgcatcctgtgaactacaaacacaaacactagaaaacttattagttcatggattgtgttgatcatcaaacgccaaaactcaattagcctaaTGGACcgtggtccattttccttacaatctccctctttttggtgattgatgacaacacaaccaaagcaagcaaataatacagttATTTGAATGAcattatgcaatctacttgctaggatgcatgtttgtccccataatgtgatattatggacttaagcctccccctaactccataattcacttacttcctatttttggaccaactaaccaaaaccacttgaaaaaccatttgtagattttaaaattttaaaattggtggtgtttggtgtttgatacatttttcattgctttggtccctaaacttctccccctttggcatcaaccaccgaaaaggaagacattaaaagcatgtaggaagtaaataaaaatttgccctcaaaagattactccccctaaatgagtgttctcttttagaAAGAATTTTGTCCCTCTCtgtgagacgaagaaatactccccctgacagagatcttctacttagaataaagcatgtgaaaattagaggtgcaagacatgatttgaatagactaacttcccttatgcataggtaacaaaatatgaattaaccacttatgcatttttggcaacacggaagtatatgatatgaaatatagtctaatcaaatattggagaagacatgtaaatgatattaaatgtagtctcaaagataccgaTTGGAAGTCAATGGCGTGCTtgtgagacatgagagttcttggagattttgcagtggaagtttgttgtcattctccggggacttcattttccttacaatgagactatcacagaaAAGTAGACTTGAAAaatatgttagtctcaaagtcttagattatagagtaaactccccctaaagttgtgcatacaagttttgaatacttgtaggagacatgcactttgatttgatatcaagaggggcgaattatctataatccgaacttttGGCACATATAAATTAAATGACACACATTGTAGGATGTGAGTGTTTTACTACTTGTAATATTAACAatatcaattgatgcatcatttattaTGGGGTGATAAacgagctatgtgtcgtgctcaaATGAACATTTTAAATCATGTAGgcttgcttaagtgtatgaatttaaaacaagcagacctaccatgtgattttcctagtatgcatgcatttaagCTAAAGTAAGCacaaaatgtaatactaggcatgaaaggtaaaactagatacataaAAGATAGATACTcatatctaaaaataagaaaTACAGTAAATCTAGTtatcttagtcatgggtgggaaatttgggtccaagatTTTCACTAACTCACTtgacaataaacttgatccaatatgatgtatcccatgatatacatcccaattttgccaagtctccaaatttcccgcaggaccttcggtccactcacttccctttcgggatccaaaccttcttggtgcttttcatggttgaaattatttcctttgacacccagatgcgtttggccccctttcctttgttggcttgcttgttggccttgattgttatcacctttccattctttttcttcttgatcaaatatggtgtagcagcctttttgtccacctttttgatgtaggtgttggagacttTACTTGATGgcgtttgcttgagcttttgcctttgtttatccccggtcatcgccttgcattggaaagacttgtggccttccttgtggcatagcctacaaatcacagtttctccctccataggcttgttcactcccgcagtggtgttatcctgtggaggtcggatttgtttggttttgcctttcttgtcatacaaagccttgccaaggcgagccacttcttgccttaattgctcattttcctttgcaacctcatctgaacatgtttctacaacaatattctcaacaagaacttggttgcaggagttagaatcatcaattaaatcaacgcaagaagtagaagcatcctttttaataatttcaggaattttaactaaagatgctcctggggtgctaccaatgttttctagcttagtagttagctcattgttgtgtatgctaaaaatttttattttctctagcaaattttcaatagcttcttgagagctagctaacttagccttaagtttttcattctttttaataaggctatcatcggtagctgtggatgtagcactagactctaattgctcaagttTAGTTGACATCTCAcagtttaagtttgcaaaagttttaaatttttctagcaaacctttataatcattttgggagctaatcaacttatttttcaaagttttaagttgagcttttttgcttagtgcaaacatcctggaaaaatttagcggcttccgcaagttcatctacggagggctttccctcaccatcatcatcactactactatgatcactagaggatggaatgctcattttacctcttgctataaggcatttgtgtgatgaccgtgatgagcgtgatgaggaccagtggctgcgcgtccttggtggttcatcttcgcttgaagaatcatcccaagttttgacacttgttagcgccttgcctttgttcctcccctttttgggtgcagccatagttggacagctgtccctgaagtggcccttttccccgcatgcgaagcatcctccctttctttgctttttcctgtcaatgttaaagagaagatcctctagcTACAGAGGTACACCCATTACATTAATCTTGtgaatcatccccattaccttttcgacgcgtcagattgtttcttcatcctcggaggatgatgtgcatggttgattatcttcttcatcatcactttgttcctcttcctcttcttcacttgaggaacttggagtgggagccttctttttgcccttcctttcatcacatgcaaaagcatatggccttgaggaggtTGGCTCCTCTCACCGACacttttttcgcgacatctcaaaggccgcgatttttccaatcacaatggtcggggtcatgttacccaagtcctccatgttgtaaaggatagtgatgatgctcccatatcttcgttgtggtagcagggagataatcttcctcacaatgtctgcatcacctagcttattaatgccaatagaattgagctcattgataattagattcaaacgagaatacatgtctctaacaagctcatcatctttcatagcaaaagaattatactcatttaagactaagcaatgtttttgctcacgggcattggatgtgccatcatggaatcatgcaattttagccaaatctcattagcagttttcaatgtaaatacttgattaaaaatatccatgctaagagattcatacaagcaatttttggctctagcagttaaatgaatttctttttcctcactcgtggtgggtttctcgggattcttaaagggtttcatcctgtcacgagtgactctccaaacaccgagatcaacggcctctaggtaacaagccattctagcactataatatgggaagttagtgccgtcgaagtgtggtggcctatgggtatccatcccttcctctaaaaagcgtcgactcttttagcggtgaagctaaagcgtttcaaatgagccaaaccaggctccaataccacttgtaggaaacgggtgacgcctaagaggggggtgaattaggacttctaaaactttcgctaaactaggccacaaataaatccttagagcaaaaacctatgcaaataatcaaactagaatgtgcaaactaggttttgtctaagtgttgctatctctaccgcaatggctaagtttcaatctacactatataagcatgaatacaagattgaaacttaaatgcttaatataaatgcggaaacttaaagagcaaagtagagaagcaaactctcgtggatgacgccggtatttttaccgaggtatccggaaccgcgcaaggtcccgactaatcctcgttggtgccccacgCAAAGAaaagcccatgcgagggccaataacctcggtcgagtaactccatagagagccacgggccttctccacgcgcaagtggtgctccgcttccggctcctctcggacgctccccgtcgtctccactatcgagcttccggccgaaacgccacaggcctcgttccctccggtacacggtggcggtcgtgacacaaacacggttgtcatggtctcgcaagactctcgcctcactcggtacaattacaacggctcacgcaagagccgaggggttgtgaggtttatctaaactcactcaacaatctagggttcacctagagcaagcgctaaagcggtctaactaacctaagcacttcgcaaagcacctacgctaatcaccgagtgattctattaagcacttgggtgtaagagcacttgggaatgtctactatatgccttggtatgtctcttgggctcccacacttggaaatggccggttggggtgtatttatagcccccaacacaaatagagccgttggagaaaagcttctgcttctctgcggcacaccggacagtccggtggtgcactggacagtgcactgtagcatgtccggtgcgcctagccgttgccctgtcagagcaggtgactgttggcgccgcaggctttccacaccggacagtccggtcctcacaccggacagtccagtggtcttCTCTccaggtgccacctggaactagccgttggactgcggttccctggtgcaccggacagtccggcgtgtgggcaccagacagtccggtgtgccaccggacagtccggtgctccatgcacagacagtccgcaggcagcacacttggacttttcttgaatctttttaatgtcttcttttaaggtgttgctttcctcaattccttagtccaagttaatcttgcatcctgtgaacttatgtcacacccggttttagaaggcaaaccgaatgcgaaccatgtacgtgccaggatcagttattcacgtacacagcagttacataatatggacatcatcacacagtgctcaaaatagtattaataagggaaatagtcgattacatcatacgtctgagacgtccatatagttcttacaataaatcaaagtgcggaaaagaaacgtagataacgcggccttcacaggcagccgactgggggttggccgctaacccacacctagaactcgtcgtagtcttggaactcctggaagtctccttccacagcttcatcttcgcctgagcagtggttgcaatgctgacaacctggggggggtttggtgtgtagagcaagggtgagtacacatcaacatactcagcaagtatcctgtttggctgtagtggactagctttatgtggggataagtcaagcagttgcttttagttggtcaggttattacttactagtagaaagccaggttttaacattaacccaagttattagcccaatgtatcctttccaaacggaaagaataccacttaccaataccataatcgtaatcagaaccatcaatctcattgtcacctgtaccaaagtatctctgatcaagtatcactaatctctggagctcccttggccgctcataaccgcgagcacggctgatatatcagtttcataacactctgcagaggttgtgcactttacccacaagccgtgattccctctctggcccgggcttgcaagacccttattcactcccgaggtgaatggccagggattcactacgaagcctttacaaagattccccggggctgtagccacccgttaggtttcctaaatgcaccgcactcctccccaaggggcgaacccaaacttggcagagcgagccgcatacaccgagccccattgacggcacgacggctaagtgaactacaccccggatcctctaattattcagctaagggcaccccattccaccctcatggttgcactgttttcccgggcggtcatccattgaacaggtccttacggagaggcactcgagaaaccgctcgagtccccttaaatgccacaagtatcacatcatcataagagaagggaaaacagcgtatcatagataaccacatcatgttcattgattaaagttgagcaatagcatcaaactaagcagtaataatccgacccaaataggtaaacaaggacatggataacaaagagctagtcaatccttaggtataaatgtgtgatgcgggaggtgaattaaagaatgattaggacagagataggtcaaaggacacttgcctccaccaaccgactgctgctcaggggcttctcctgcgaattcctcgggctcttcgaccggatcgttctctatgcgattgcaaacatacatacatccatccacatttaatacaaaagaacagtacaccatacaagggaacaaataaagtgagtatgcatcaagtatgacattcgatatcgcatttgttatgattagaaagaaacgggaaagggtctcgcagggggttaaatcttatgcactaacgatcaattacaattggttcttaacaaaagaattctgttacatatacactaatggaaacctaatcattttaagttgatcaacattgaacgagataaccaattaactacatgaatcaactagcataacggaatgttaaattaaacttcctatttcaatggcatatgaacaacgattagcctacctaaaataaaatagctatgatcacaaaaagtaaataaaataaaataaaataaataaaaaaaataaaaaaaacagggggggcggttgaaccggccctaggggcggttgaaccggccggctgggcggccgagcacgcaggggcgggggcgcggccgggcgggcggccagggcgtggccaggcgcggctgggggcgcgcggccaggcgggcggccgggcgggcggccgggcggggagagaggaaggggaggggagagggagggaggagggagagagggaggagagggggggggctcaccggcgttggggagcgacggcgaggggcggccggcagggggcggcggcggcttagggcaggggcggcgctagggcagggggcgggtaggggcggcggctagggagagaatgagagagggaaaaaaaatgagagggagagggagagggtttggggaaaaaggggaggtggggggcggcatgggcctattgggcccaagggggggcgccaggggcggctgggccggccggggtcggcccacggcgcgggagagagagaaaaagaggagagaaaaagagaggaaaaaaaaagaaagaaaagatcttctcctcattttcgaaatccgatctttctacatgaatgcaattgcgctttcaaagcaatcaaaagaaatgcaaggttcggcatggtgcatcaaacaacataaagtatttagggtttttcttacacgggaaatccaaaccgaatcccgctagaactttggaaaaggtcaaggtttagcgaagggaaaaaggaaaaagaaaaggtaacgcccgaattttggcgagtaaagaaaagaaaaaaaattcaactgcaaaattcggggcgttacaaacctatcccccttaaaagaatctcgccctcgagattcagggctggctagcaaagagctctgggtatttggccatcagatcatcttcacgctcccaggttgcttcttcctcagagtggtgattccatctgaccttgcacattctgatggtcttccttcgggtgactctatctgcaatctcaaggatctgagctggcttctcaacataggtcaagtcctcctggacctcaagaccttccactggcaactgctcctctggcacacgcaagcacttcttcaactgagacacatgaaagacatcatgcacagcagacaaattctcgggcaaactgagctgataggccacttctccacgtcttgcaagaatctgatacggaccaatgtagcggggtgctagcttgcctttcactccgaatcttctgactcctctgatcggtgacactttcagatagacaaaatctccgacttcaaaactcagctctcttcttcttgtgtctgcatagcttcgctgcctcgattgcgctatctttagattctctcggaccatcttgatgttctcttcggcttcaagcaaaatgtctggcccaaacacttgcttttctccaggctgatcccattgcaacggagttctacaactccttccataaagcgcctgaaacggtgacatcttcaaactggcctggtaactgttgttataggaaaactctgcataaggcaatcgcttgtcccatccggactgatcttgcaacgcacaggctctcaacatatcttcgagaatttgattggtcctttcagtctggccatctgtctgcgggtgataagctgaactgaaattcagatgcgtgcccaaggcttcatgcaactgctgccagaaatgagaggtgaactgcgttcctctgtctgacactatcttctttggcacaccatgaagacaaacgatccgagacatatacaactctgccaatactgcactgttgtagctggtcttgacaggtatgaagtgggctgacttggtcaagcggtccactactacccaaatggaatcgtagccggctcgagtgcgaggcaatccgactatgaaatccataccgatttcatcccatttccactgagggatctgcaacggttgcaacaatccagcaggtctctggtgctctgccttaattcttcgacaactatcgcacttagccacatgctctgcgatttccctcttcattccgtaccaccagaatttcttcttcagatcttgatacatcttctcactgccagggtgaatcgaataggctgtctcatgagcttccttaaggatcaactctcgaatggactggacattgggaacacacaagcggtctttgaaccatatcacgctttctgcatcttctcgaaaatctttgcctctgccatctag from Zea mays cultivar B73 chromosome 6, Zm-B73-REFERENCE-NAM-5.0, whole genome shotgun sequence harbors:
- the LOC103629946 gene encoding protein ALTERED XYLOGLUCAN 4 — translated: MGGAYLQPPDPHSHSHKASSKKPGCFLSKTTCAWLACGFLSLALLHLLCCSPAGSQRAALSPLLQYINNTYSFVSTVPGPGPPVEVEEEERSSCNYAVGKWVWAPGHARRYNATECNVKESHDCIRNGRPDTGYLDWRWQPADGCPLPAFDAAAFLSAVRGKHVAFVGDSMARNQAQSLICLLSAAFPYRLLYRDSGPGPRKHNFWRYAFPAYDVKVSFYWTPFLLRATGKSEDESVRDNHVHLDALGDRWAADADTIDVAVLAAAHWLLNGAIYYNGSRMVGAHGYPELNVTGVGYAWPLRVAYRAAVDRLSAAGGRPRTVVLATFSPSHFEGKPTNDPTACAKTEPYKDGESDMEWMYREVRDVVYDEANAARARATSGNGSSASATRVEVLDVSKLASMRPDGHPGLYMHDHPFANGAPPEGMYSDCLHFCLPGPVDTFNEILLQILRKRR